AGTTATGCATATGAGAACTGCTGACAGCGTCACTATGGCCATGTCTAGCAGGTGCAATGTTTTCTACACGTCTGTTATCCATATTGAGGGCTCCAGTCATTGCATTGCTTCCGTCCAATTTTAAAGTCTTATTAACCTCAGTTTCTACATAACTCTTAGTAGTTGCATCGTCATTCGTTTGAGGTGAATctaaatttctcagttttttattctgCATATCATAATCGCCATCATCAGTAAGTTTAAAACCAACACCAGGCAATCCTTTTACTATTTCGACAACTTTTTCATGCGAAAATGTGTCTTCAGGTAATTTACCATTTGAGTAACTCATATACAATTGATTTatattgtttcatcaaaattcttctttacttgtttcTCAGGTTTGTCAATATATATGAAACTGAAAGGGTCTCTAGTTGCTTTCTCGTATAATTGTTTTGAGACATTGTTTTCACGACATATGAGACTTTTTTCATTAGTACTCGGAAAAtcataaatggcaaaatgtgagcagtttaatctaatatcttttggtgtcttatagtagctttgactcaaatatatggcacagcagtttttatgtctcccctgtataaaatagtcaactaatggttttggtttttatcacatacgaaatcgtcgaatatcacaattttttgattgtcaccattgagattttttacaggaattattttatcattgcttgcttcaatgaTATCATAACCAGCTTCTTCACTCCATGGTTCGAACTCTTTCATGAGATTCTGATACTTTGACTGCtctaagttttttgcataaaggtatattttatcaaaatacaacagattgtgaatcatatgcatcagtgtgtttgtttttcccgaACCAGAAGGTCCACAAATGAGCATGCGGAAGCATCGATCAGGCATAAAATCATGTAGTTGTGTGAAGTTTGTGACAACATCGTCGCCAGTATcataattaggtatcttcatttATATTAAATCGTTACATTGTTTCGATAAAATGATGTAGTtaaacatggtgttcaacatggtgttcaacacggTGTAAAACgctattttttatatatgaatttccattttatgtaacgtaacaatataacaataaatgagtttacttaagtggaaagaactcgcaaagagtaaatctgaattaggggacaagatcaattatgtccataatgcaattacaaaacatgatatcgatcagaagaccagtcaacagggattttcaaaagtattccaaccaattacaagtaaattggatgatgttattgatagtaatcaggctttaaggttgccaaggaaaaaacgaccactgaagaaaggagaagttcctgattacggcattgatatagaggatgaagttccagACATGGGTTTAGACGatctatttgaacaacctgttttgccacagcaagaaaaacaactggtgccaaaaccaccaacatatgaagaatctttacaagatcttctggaaggaaaaaaagagatgtatgttgatcctaagtactttcctgaagaaccggGATTGCCACCAGaatatgatgacgatgatgaggtAGATTATGGATTAGATGATGAAGATATGGATGATGAGATATTAGGTGATCTTGGTATAccaaattatgattctgttgaaaaggtaataaatcaacaagaaatgactgaacgaaaaaacaaaaaatatctcaataagattgtcaatgcggctaaatttaaaagaaatcaattgaaagcctacaaaggaaacgttacaaagcaatacaaaagtgggaatataacggaagctgataggcaagaggaaaacaaaagagtggaTCGCGCTATGAAAACTCTGAATGAATACATAAAAtattatcaaaacaaaatgaaaacaatggaaggttctggtaggaaaaaacaaaaaggtggcaatgtgatattttttaacaaaccgaaagaactcataaaaaaattggatttgatgattggtgagatattggctggcaatacaagcattgacatgcgaaatatgggtgtttctatattggacacattattgaaaatgacaacaattaacaaatcacaatatggtaaattatacaaacaatatttccaaatttaatgtaacTTCATTATATAATGGAACGAGAGATAGTTTTATCATCTTACAGtgtgaaaaataaaggggataataaaccagaagattttacaacaaatttcaccAGACCTGTAACTCTAGACAATAATAAGCAATACGTTATCGGTCTTAACAGAGTCATTAACATGTCATTCACTTGGTTCAATGTCAATGCTGGgtacaaaaatcaattaatcaaatacagctccgataatggttcaacttttaaGGACATTACCTTTCCAGCTGGGGTATGGAATTATACGGACTTTGACAGACATATTAAAAATGTGACGAAAACTGGTGATACGTATCCGATGACTCTTGAATTCAACGAAACGACATTCAGAGTCACGGTTACATTAGCTGCAAATTACCAACTTGATTtaagagcaagtaattttaatgaaCTGATCGGTTTCGACAAAAAGATATTAgcaagtggaacgcatattggaccaagagtgccaaatctcagtcaagacacagacgtactcaatattcattgcgatttggtaaacgaaagtttagttgACGGCGAAGAAACagacattatttattcattctcaactagtgtactaaaaccaagttactccttcaccctcgaaccacaaagagttacatttaatcctgtgaacaaaactacaatttcatcaatcagaatcatgataacagatggaaaaagaagattagtGGATCTAAATGGAGCGGATACGTCTTTTtcgctgattttaaaaagtatctaatgtaacagtataatgaaaccgtatgaatttaagaggttttaccatccaaaacttggtaaatttgtatttcaacacAAAGGGTCGGGGCTTATTATCGACAACATTTTCAAACCATTAAAGAGTGTggcatcatctgttttcaagaaattcgcCAAGCCATTAGCCAAGAAGGCATTAGAATCAGGGGTTTCCCATGCAGGTGATAAAATTGGTAAGGCGGCGGCAGAAAAGTCAGgagacctaataatgaaaaaattagcaaatttgagaaaaggagccACAACACCAACACAAAAAGCAATTGTTCCATCCTTGCCCATTGAACAGAAACAGCAAGATGAAAGCGCTGACATGATACTAAATAGATTGATATCCGGATCTGGAAGAAGGCgtagatttttcaaataaataacatgacagcaaaattatataatacaatagtataaatggcttttagaacaagtgaattattgcaaagaaatgagttggtgcgtttccaacttgatgatgtaattagAGCCCCTGGAAAtaatcaacatcaagaaaagaacGGTTATAGATTCACCAtcaacgaccggagttctttctatgattggtacaatgcttatttcgaggttcaattccagttacaaaaaatAGCAGATGGAGCTGGTTATGCAGCAGCCGATAGAATAACGGTGATAAACGGATCTCATTCATTGATTGCACATATGATGATTAAAAGTgctgggaaaattgtttatgaTACTGACAATCTACATAAGGTCACTTTTGTGAAGAATCTGTTGGAATATTCTGATGATTACAGCAGATCAGTcggtaaaaacagtttttggtatttagACACAAATGATACGACAGCCAATACTAATTCAGGATATGAATCGAGAAGAGTGCTTACACAAGCTGCCAACGATGATGGAACGGGAGGAGCaaaagatgtgaatttgatcatacctctcaatcgttacagtttttttgaagagttgcaggataaaatgttggttcctATGCAGTTACAATTCAATTTGAATCTCCAGAACGACAATGAACTCATCAATCGGGCAGCAGCAGCAGATGCCGGAAGAGTAGTGATTAACAGATTTCTACTATGGGTTCCAAAATTAACACCAAAAGACAGTATGTACGACAAATTTGTAAGctctttcatgaaagaacacaaatggacaTATCAGCGTGAACTATATGCAGTGTCAGCACCTGCTAGAGTCagtggtttttttcagatttcttccagtattgacaatgtcaaagcaatttttgtttatctacAACGGGCTAAAACCAGAGTTGCAACTCAAAATCCATATATACTTGATACCTTCAAACTAAATGCAGCAAACGCAAACAGTTATTTAACAACATGCAGACTCGAATAtggcaatggtgttttctaccCAGAAACGGAATATGACAGTGAAAGCAAAGTGAGAATTTTCAATGATCTGATGTCTTATGCAATgcgaaaaaatgattacaacaccggAACCCAGTTGAATCTTGCTAATTATAACAGCCTGTATCCACTGATCTATTTTGATCTGTCATATCAGGCAGAGAAAGTAACAAGAGACcctaaacagttgattttcaggTACAAACTCAATGCCAACAGTGCAGCAGATTTCAATGTCCATGCAGTTGTATTGTACGAAGAGTCGGTTGTTATTGACAAGGTGGGTAATGAATTGGTTATAGTTTAATCCCATGAATGACacatatttatttgtatatgtTTTGTGACTGGAATTATGTAACATATTATATGACTGAACTTCATCAAATAAACGTAAGACTGTCagataatcaaaaaaagaatctgagtaatgcttaccataaaagggaaacaattgttctaagactgacaaatgattctcttaatggaaacgacactctttatgttccagcaatggtgaaaaaaagattgcaaaaaaatcgacaattgaacaaaggaatggacatTAAGCTTGCTAAGACCAATATCAGAAAACAAGTAGGCGGAAGTCTTTTGAGCACCGTATTGTCACTTGGTATGAGAGCTCTTCCAGCAATTGGTAAAACCCTTGGGTTGAGTGCTCTTGGTGGTTTAGCAGAAGCCGGAGCTAAAAAATTGTTAGGATCTGGTCAAAAAGGTGGTGCTATGCCATTACCCATGATGATACCTTTCAATGCAATCAATCAACTGATGCCATATCTGAATATGTTTACAACCAAACAGCAAAGAGACATAATGAATGCGGCTCAAACAGGATCTGGCGTTAAAATAACACCGAccaaaacacaatcaggtggattttTAGGCACTCTGTTAGCTAGCATTGGAATTCCTTTGGCTTTGAATCTTGTCAAAAAGCTAACGGGAAGAGGAGCACCTAGGGTAGGTAGACCACCTTCATCGAAAAAGGATGGTACAGGAGCACCTAGAATTGGAATGCCCCCTCCATTTTATAGTTATCCGCCATATGTGACTGGTtatggtagaaaaaaaaaaacatcctcaaccaaaaaaggaaaagggttaCTATTAGGAAAAAACAGTCCATTCAATTCAATCCCAATCATAGGAGACAtattgtaaaaccaaaatttcacaaaaacatacCTATGTCCAATCACGATCTaataaaatggtgtaaatatttaaacataccaatcaatgatgtactgtcaagagatgaaaaagttccacataaccataaacaggcgttatttatttacaatctgGAACCAGCTTATATGTCAGGATCTCACTGGGTAGCCACTTATGTTAAGgataatgtaataaattattttgattcgtttggtatgcctccatttcaagagattgtgaatcatgccaaaaagaaaaatctgactttgttacatcaaaacaatcagatacaaaacatacaaacaacaacttgtgggtatttctgtttatactttctgaatgaaatgaataagggtaattcgtattatgatttattacaaGTATTCGATataaatgatacaatgaaaaatgagagatttatccaacattatttcagaaatatctaacttatatatattatgaaatcatattgtgtaaaacagaaaaaggtaaccgaatgtgttgaaccttcaggttacaaaacagccaaaaatggtagactaatgttcttttgcacttgtgctgaatgtggtattacaaagaccaaatttgtcaaacaacagggaaactaaacagcCCGTTGGGAGCGGGCTTACTCAGCGATATTGCTAATACTGgaacagaattatttttaactaaaggagtaccttatcttggcaaaaaagccgttgaaatgggtagatattatggttccgaattaatgagagacccaaaattgcagaaaaaagcaatcgattatggtttgagaaaaatgaaCCCTCTTCTTCATAAAGTCGGTTCTGAAGCTCTcgatcaattgtcaacaaaaataagacccaagaaaaaatacacaacaaacagaaaagatcttgatggtggtgctcttgacattcacaaagctattggtaaattgccgaaaccaaaaggcggatggACATTACCTGGGCATCATTACACAGGACCTTAtaatgatttggaaaatcaactgaagtatgacccaaaaactggtcaaatattggaaatatatgatatgcccactggcaaaactgatgcaatagcaatgcaacacgatgttgattattccgtctgcaaggatgacaggaaatgtaaaaacaaagcagaccgaaaaatggtacaagctttagacaacgtaccgtataatgaaagacaatgggggcattggttAGCGAGAAATGTCatcaatacaaagcagaaactaggtctaggagtttcaaaaaacggaaaaagccgtcgggtaactggcaagaaaaattagcagatgaattacatgcatccataagacgcaactttactcggcggcgtgtaatcgtgaatcatattgatgaaatatgggcaagtgatctagttgaaatgcaacagtttagcaaatggaataaaggttatcggtatcttcttatggttattgatgttttcagcaaatacggttggattgtcccattgaaggataagaaaggtgaatccgttactgaagcatttaaaacaatattcaaggaaggcagaaaaccacaatatttatgggttgataagggTAAAGAGTTttataacaaacacttgaaagacttgTTGGATAAAAATGGGATACATATGTACTCCACTGAAAATGAGGAGAAATCCTCAGTGGTTGAAAGGTGGAATAgaacaattaaatccaaaatgtggaagcagttcactgttcaaggtaatacaatgtatctcgatatgctacccaaactagtgaaacagtacaataatacaaaacattcaagcataaagatgacacccGTTGAAGCATCTAACAAGAGGAATGAAGGTATAGTTTACTTCaatctatatggtgatatgGAGCCATTAAAACAGAAACCTAAATTCAAAACAGGTGACCAGGTTCGAATATCTaagtataaacggaatgtgttTGACAAGGGTTACACACCAAATTGGACAGAAGAAGTGTTCACAGTCGATACgatccaatacactaatccaataacatacaaactaaaagatctcagaggtgaagatattcaagggagtttttatgaacctgaattatcAAAAGCAAAGCAGGATATTTTCCGTATTGACAAAGTGATCAGAAgagactataaaaagaaacaagctttggtaaaatggaagggatacagtgatgaattcaacagttggataccattgaaagacattgaaaacatatgAATCGTGGTGAAAACGCGCATaaatacttataaaaaaataaaatatatacttatattatatggacaagtttgaaaatgaagaaaaagttgGTTTCTATTATGAGAGCGATCAGGATTCCCATCTGTCGGATTCTGACTGGGTACCATCCTCACCGGAAAGTTTTTCATCACAAGAAAGCGAATCGGATTTTAGTTGCCCGAGTTCGCCAGAATCTTTTGCGTCACAAGACAGTGATGAATCTGTGTAAAAGATAATCGAAACATATAGTATATGTTCAGAGGAAGCCAAATAATTGAAACCATGGCTGTAAGAAAAGTGATCACAGAAATGATTTGTGAAATAGTGGTCAGGAACGCAGGTTATATGCATTATGTTCATTCAGAAGCAGTACCATTGTTGATCAAAGCATTGAAAACAGGAGgaccaaagaaagaaatcggGAAAATGTTTCACATCATAGATGTCAAAATGGATTTTTTATTCAGAGAATTTCAAAGATACCGTAAATTTTTGGCACCATTGAAATTGTTGCAAGGATGAAGTGAAAAACTAATATAATCCTATTGTAtatgaacccaaaatcattATTCAATGCTTTAATGTCCCATGTAATTCGTGATCCTTCGTTGAAAGTCTTTTTGGAAGATTTGATTTATTCCGATGTGTTGTCTGTCATTCATCCACCCGTTAAAGTGAAATTGGTgcatttcaataaaaaattaatggtcatggtaacagatggaaaaaaaatctttgtaaTGGATCCCGATGACATAAACGACGACATGTTGCAACAGATAAAACAAGCTTTCAGCAAATACAAACCAAATGAATCTGAAGATGAATATGAAGATGATTCTGAAGATGATTCTGATTAAAACCATATAAAAGAATAATGTCTCTGTATATAATATGGAAACTTCAAAACGAGGTCCAAAGAAACAATTCACTGACAAAGAgattcaagagaaaaaaaacaaatatggtcGTGAGACAGAATGGTATTGTGTGATATGCAACAATGGAAAGAATTATGCCATGAGAGGAAAACATCAGCATCTCAAAAGTGAGAAACACAAACTGCATATGAAAATTCATGAATTGGAAAATATATAGTTTGTCAAATTTTTACAGTTAAAATCAATCGTACCAGATTGGTTTCAACTAAAAATCCATAAAGTATTTAAAAGAATGTCGATTGTTATATAAGAtagagaatgaaaaataatatctcaAGTAATATTATGAATCATACCAGTTTAGAAAATCTAAGCAAAAAAGACCTGATAAATCTTATCAAAAAATTAATCACCAAAGACGATACAAAAGTTGGTCCCCGACGGCCAATACCGACACCTCGTAAGAGTGTGCGGCAAATGGTGCGaaattatgaagaaaacatAATTCTTCCACCACCAGAGTTCCGAGATGGATATAGACCGGTGCCTGCTCCAAGGACGAAGCGTTTTGCTCCAGTGGCAGCTCCAAGAACCAAAAAACAACCCGTTCCATCACCAAGGACCATAATACAAGAAAcgaacaaagctttaaaagggttCACCAAGTCTTATGAAATCAAcataaaaaacagcaaagacccacttatgcaactgcaaaatacaagaaaggctgttgccatccatatcgaaaaaatattaaaatcaatgaaaggtctaaagtttgttgaaacacttaGAGTAACTTTTGAAAAGCAAACAGGgcgagaagaaaaaatcatcaaaacggcttatttcaacagtcaaccacaaacaataacaaatgacccacaaattgaactagctttatctttgtcaaaacaagtcatactaaacaagattgcagtttggatttcagagggatctggttggactATTCAATCTGTTGAAAATCATTATATCAATGTGGTAAAATACGAGCCAATGAAAGGATCTTCTTACATCAAATTACCAAATGAACTCAAACACAGTGCAAAAGGATTGATCAACatgaaaaatgaggataatgaatGCTTCAGGTGGTGCCACATAAGACATCTTAATCCTCAAGACAAATACCCACAGAGAATCAAAAAATCAGAcaaagcattcattgaaaatttgaattattcaggaattgaatttccagtgactaccaaacagtacaacaaaatagaaaagcaaaatgaaattaacatcaatgtatttggttatgaaaacaaacaaaaatatcccatttatgtgtcaaaagaaaagtatgaagattgtatgaatctgcttcttataacagaaaatgaaaacaagcattatgtgttgatcaaagatttcaacaaattcatgtacaatcaaacaaaacacaaggaaaggaAGCACTTCTGTATGCATTGCTTACAATGTTTCAGTTCTGAAAGAGTATTAactgatcataaagaaaactgcaTACAAGTAAATGGCACACAAGCTAtcaaaatgccaacaaaagatgataacatactaaaattcaataatttccataaacaactaCCAGTACCATTCGTCATTTATGCAGATTTTGAAGCTATAACAGAAAAGATATCCGGTTGCCAACCTAATGATGATAAATCGTACACAGAGGCTTATCAGAGACACacagactgtggttatggatataaggttgtgtgttgttatgatgataaatacacaaaaccagtacaaatttatagaggtgaaaaagctgtttacaaatttatggaagctatGCTAGAGGAAGTTAAATATTGCAAGAAgatcatgaaaaaatatttcaataaaccattgagaatgactgaagatgatgaaaaagaatttcaaaaagctAATGAATGTCATatctgcaataaaaaatacaatgaaaatgatgtgAGAGTTAGAGACCATTGCCATATCACAGGTAAATACAGAGGATCAGCTCACCAAGATTGTAACCTAAATTTCAGATTGACTGAGAAAATACCAGTTATGTTTCACAATCTCCGTgggtatgacagtcattttataatgcaagaaATTGGTGAGATAGTTAAAAAGCATACATACACAAACAAGAAAGGTgaaacatgccaaatgaatatcaatgccataccaaacaacatggaaaagtatatggctttcatgcttggtaatcatctgacctttattgatagttttcaattcatgagctcaagtcttgataaactggtgagcaacctaccaaaagaagcattaatatatacttctcaaaaattcaaaggtaaagagCTTGATTTGATGAGTAAGAAGGGAGTATACCCATATGACTTTATggacagttttgaaaaattcaatgaaaagctgccaccaaaagaagaattttacagtatattaAATGATGAGCATATCTCAGGTGATCAACacaaacatgctcaaaatgtatggaacacTTTTGATCTAAAAAATATGGGTGAGTACCATGACTTATATCTTAAATCTGACATCCTTCTGTTAGCTGATGTGTTTGAAAACTTTCGAAAGACCTGTCTGCAATACTACAAACTAGACCCCtgtcattattttaccagtCCTGGGCTTTCTTGGGatgctatgttaaagatgactga
The Montipora capricornis isolate CH-2021 chromosome 10, ASM3666992v2, whole genome shotgun sequence genome window above contains:
- the LOC138021172 gene encoding uncharacterized protein: MPTKDDNILKFNNFHKQLPVPFVIYADFEAITEKISGCQPNDDKSYTEAYQRHTDCGYGYKVVCCYDDKYTKPVQIYRGEKAVYKFMEAMLEEVKYCKKIMKKYFNKPLRMTEDDEKEFQKANECHICNKKYNENDVRVRDHCHITGKYRGSAHQDCNLNFRLTEKIPVMFHNLRGYDSHFIMQEIGEIVKKHTYTNKKGETCQMNINAIPNNMEKYMAFMLGKELDLMSKKGVYPYDFMDSFEKFNEKLPPKEEFYSILNDEHISGDQHKHAQNVWNTFDLKNMGEYHDLYLKSDILLLADVFENFRKTCLQYYKLDPCHYFTSPGLSWDAMLKMTDIKLELMTDIDMFQFIEKGMRGGTSYIANRYGKANNRYMKTYDEKAPSKYIMYLDANNLYGWAMSQYLPTGGFKWLAKNQIDKIDLAKYKEDSNKGLILEVDLEYPKELHDLHNDYPLAAEKVKVNKDMLSNYCQEIANKFKVSTGLVHKLIPTLSNKEKYVLHYRNLQLYTDLGLKITKIHRVLKFNQSPWLKEYIDFNTQKRTNAKNAFEKDFFKLMNNSVFGKTMENIRKRVDVRLVTDKNKLSKMAAKPTYD
- the LOC138021171 gene encoding uncharacterized protein; translation: MAFRTSELLQRNELVRFQLDDVIRAPGNNQHQEKNGYRFTINDRSSFYDWYNAYFEVQFQLQKIADGAGYAAADRITVINGSHSLIAHMMIKSAGKIVYDTDNLHKVTFVKNLLEYSDDYSRSVGKNSFWYLDTNDTTANTNSGYESRRVLTQAANDDGTGGAKDVNLIIPLNRYSFFEELQDKMLVPMQLQFNLNLQNDNELINRAAAADAGRVVINRFLLWVPKLTPKDSMYDKFVSSFMKEHKWTYQRELYAVSAPARVSGFFQISSSIDNVKAIFVYLQRAKTRVATQNPYILDTFKLNAANANSYLTTCRLEYGNGVFYPETEYDSESKVRIFNDLMSYAMRKNDYNTGTQLNLANYNSLYPLIYFDLSYQAEKVTRDPKQLIFRYKLNANSAADFNVHAVVLYEESVVIDKVGNELVIV